CGATTAGGCAGGGAGAGCTTGTTGAAATTGTAGATGTGATTAGTGGAACTTTTGTTGTTAAGAAATTGAATGATTAGTCTGGACTAGTGAGTAACGAATAATGACTCTTGTCATGAATAATTACTGAGCATTTGAGTAGTAACGAGTAGTAAGATGATAAAAAACTTACAGTAAAGAAAGGGGTTATGTTAATTTGTTTGGATTAGATTGGGTTTATTTAGTTCCGATTGGTATTATTGTTGTCTTATTTTTACTAGGGGTTGTTTTTGCCACACGGTATCGCACCGTTCGTGCAGATGAAGCGATGATTGTGACTGGAGGCTTTACGAAGGATGGAATCAAAATTATAAAGGCTGGGGGATCCTTTGTCTTTCCAGTGGTGCAGAGTGCACAGTTTTTATCTTTACGTGTGCATACGCTTGATGTCAACACTCCTGAAGTGTATACGGAGCAAGGGGTTCCAGTTATGGTCGATGGAATTGCTCAGGTTAAGGTGAAGGGTGATTTAGAATCGATTGCTACCGCTGCGGAGCAGTTTTTAGGGAAAACGGATGAAGAGCTTAGAAGGATTGCAACACAAACATTGGAGGGTCATTTAAGGGCCATACTTGGAACAATGACAGTAGAGGATATCTATAAAAACAGAGATAAGTTTGCTTCAGATGTTCAGAATGTTGCGGCAACAGATCTGAAGAAAATGGGATTACAAATCGTTTCCTTTACTATTCGTGATCTTAGAGATAATAATGGTTATCTTGAAGCCTTAGGTCGTCCAAGAATTGCTCATATTAAACGTGAGGCTGAAATTGCGGAAGCTAACGCTAATCGAGATGAGCAGATCGCTAAAGCGAAAGCTAGAGAAGAAGGGCAGAAGGCCGATTACGTATCTGATACGAATGTAGCTGAGGCAGAAAAAGAGATGGAAGTGAAGAAGGCTCAATTTAAGAAGGAGCAGGATCAGAAGCGTGCCGAGGCTGACCAGGCGTACGCCTTACAGCAGAACGTAGCGTTGCAGCAGGTTAAACAAGAGGAAATGGGGATTGTACTCGTTGAGCGTCAGCGTCAAATTGAGATTGAGGAGAAGGAGATTGCTCGTCGTGAGAAGGAGCTTGAGGCACAGGTTAGGAAGCAGGCAGAAGCGGAGCGTTATGCGTTAGAGCAGAAGGCTGAGGCTGAGCGCTATCAGATTGAAGCGAAGGCGAAGGCAGATGCTGAAACGATTCGTTTGGCCGGTCAAGCGAATGCAGATAAGGAGAGAGCGGAGGGTACTGCTGAAGCGGATGTTATTCGCTTAAAAGGTTTTGCTGAGGCGGAAGCGAAGGATAAGATTGCTGAAGCGATGAAGAAGTATGGCGAAGCGGCTGTAGCGGAAATGATCATCGAGCGTTTCCCTGAAATTGCTGGAGCGATTGCTCAGCCTTTAGCTAAGACAGAGAAGATTGTCATCGTCGATAGCGGGCAAGGTGAAGGTGGTGGAGCAAGTCGAGTGACGGGATATGTGACAGATATACTTGCTAAGCTACCTGAAACTGTAGGTGCTTTGACAGATATTGATCTAACGGAGCTAGTCAAAAACATTGGCAAAAAAGAAGAGGCTAAAAAAGCCCCTGATAAGCAGCTAGTTAGCTCAAGACCAGTAGATGTAGAAGAAAGAGTTACAGAGTAAGAAGGTTTTATATAATATTATGAAGATATAGCGAGAAGGCGCCTACTACTTTTCAATTGGAGTGGTTTGGCGTCTTTTTATGGAGCATCTAAATGAGTGGGTTTATGTCATTTCCGCTAGAATAAGTATAATTCTGCACTTATTTTAATTTCTTTAAGCCTACTCAGTAAAGTCTGATATTTTTGACTTAAATGGATGAGGAGGACTTGGATTAAATGATCAATTGGCAAAATGTATTTCGAATTGTGTTAGCTGTAGCTATTGTAATTGCAATATATATCGCTCTGTGGGTATATCCCGTGATGGAAAATATAGAAGTAGACGAATTAGAGCTATTGCGCTCAATGCAATCCCCTAATGGAGCATATACATTAGATATCTACTACCGTGGAGGAATCCTTCTATATGCGGACTATACATATGTAGGTCAGATTCGTTCAAATCATGTAAATGCTACAGATAGAAATTTGTTTTTAGTCGGTGAAGATAATAGCTTTAGGGCAAGCTGGTTAAAAGATGACACCGTACTGCTAAAAGCTCATGATTACGAAGTGGAATTAAATGTGGATGAGGATTCATTTGACTTTAGGTTTGATCTTCCTTAAACTTATCTTTTGGAAAACTAGCTTCATGATTATAGGAAAATAGGTGTTTTAGATGCAAATGAAATATTCGATTATTGTACTATTAGGAGCGATAAGCTATGGTGTTTTATCAACATTTGTTAAACTGGCTTACGGTGCTGGATTTACCGTTAACGAGGTAGTTGGTGGACAATTCTTTTTTGGCTGGCTTATGCTCCTGTTAGCTGTGGGATTTTTTTCACGCAAAAGGATAAGGTTGAAGCATGTTCTGCAGCTCATGCTAGTAGGCACGACAACAAGCTTCACTGCGATTACTTATTATAGTAGCTTACAGTACGTACCTGCGTCTGTAGCTATCATTTTACTTTTTCAATTTACATGGATGGGAGTTGCTTTAGAAGCGATACTAACTAGGACCTGGCCATCGAGGATTAAGGTAGCATCGGTGCTTCTTTTAATCGGTGGAACGTTATTAGCATCAGGACTTTTCTCTGCTACGGTAGCCGCCCTGCCACTCAAAGGAATATTGTTTGGTCTTTGTGCTGCTGTATCCTTTACTCTATTTATTTTGGTAAGTGAAAGAGTAGCTGTTGATGTATCTCCGCTTAGTCGGAGCTTGGCTATGATATCTGGAGCAATGGTTTTCACTTTTATTGTATTTCCACCTACATTTATTTTTTCAGGTGTTATACTCTATGGGTTATGGATATATGCACTACCTTTAGCGTTTTTTGGAATGGTCATTCCCACTCTCTTTTTTGCTATTGGTATGCCTCGAATCGGTACAGGCTTAGGTACAATTTTAGGAGCAGCAGAGCTACCAACTGTTATCGTGATGTCTTGGCTTGTTCTAAGGGAGCAGATTGGATGGCTACAGTATATAGGAATTATGATTATTTTAATCGGTATCGTTCTGCCACAGTTAAAAAAGAAAAGTGTATTAGATACGGTTGATGGTTAACTAGGATCACTGGTTAACTATGTAGAGGGATGCACGTATGAAATGGTAAAGATAAGGTCTAAACTATAAAGAAGCGAATATTCATTCATAAAAAAAGAGATGATTGACCTAGACATGGTCATCGTCTCTGACAATTAAGATTCTTCTTCTAGCTGTACATCTTGTAGATTGACGAGAATCACTTTTTCATTTGCGGATTTGATTTCACATAGGCCGCTGTCATAAATCCATACGACTCGGTAGACCTCATCTTTGTACCTTACCTTAGATAGATAGTAAAAGGAATCGTTCATCTTTAAATCCCCTTCTTCACCTTTTTAAAAGGGATTTATTTTCTATTATTTCCCATTTATTGCGTGTAGATAAAAACAAAAATTTCTATAATTCTGTCTATATTTTAGGGGTAATGTCACAAAATTGCAATCTTTATTTTTTTTAACCGGTTTATTGGATGACCATTTTGATGGTATGATCGAAGAAGGCCTATCATTAATAGCTCATCTCATCATGACTTGCGAGAAGACAAGCTGTTAAGAGAGTGCCATTAAATTTATAATTAGGGGTAATGTCAAATGCTGAATCAACTTAGAAAAATATTTGTCCTAGTTAGTTTGATCTTTTTCGTAAGCTTTCAAGTAGGCTATGCTCATACGTATTTACAGGATTCTAATCCTGCGGATGGGGATGTTGTACAAGAGGAGTTAAGTGAGATTGTCTTAAACTTTGAAACTAGTATAAGCGAATTAAGCACCTTTACTTTATCTCAGGCAGACGGTGTAGAGGTTGAACTAGAGATTACACATGAGAATGATACGTTAACAGGTGTAGCTACAGCACCATTAGAGAACGGTGAATATGTTGTAAATTGGGATATCATTGGGGAAGACGGGCATCCGATTGATGGTGACTTTGCTTTTACAGTAGATGTTGATGCACAGGATCAGGCAACAGAAGAGGAAAGCAATGAAGAAGCTGCAACAGAGGAAGAAGAGCAAGGAACAGAGGATGAAGCAACGACTGAGGATGAGGATGCTGAGATTGATGTAGAGACTGATATCCAGGAGCCAGAAACATCCCTAGAGGATGAAACGACAGACAGAAGTGGATTTAATTTTATTTACGTTGGTCTTTTCGTCCTTGTTGTTGTAGGATTACTGCTTGCCTTGAGAAAGAAGAATAAATAATGGTTATTATCAGTGAAGGGCTACTTTATGTAGCCTTTTCTGTTCTGTTCGGTACGCTTATTTTTCATTTGATTCCAGATTCGAGGAAGCCTGACATTCTTGTTCCTAAAATAGTTCTACTTTTATCTGTGGTTGGTGTTGTGCTTCTTTCTTTTGCACCAGTGCTTAAAATAATTATAAATCTAGCACGAAATTATGACCTATGGTTAATTATTGATTCCGTTCTAACGTCATTTGATATAGGGAAGGCGTGGATCTTTACTGCTACTTTAGGGACTTTGCTTTTTCTCATGTTTTTCTTTGTCGATTTGAAGAAGCAGAAGCCTTTTATCTATTTGGCCCTATTCCTTGTGTTACTTCTTGCAGGTGCACAAGGCTGGGCTAGTCATGCCAAAACGATTGCTGGCTGGCAAGGTTTTTTTGCTCATTCAGGACATTTTCTTTTTGTTTGTATCTGGATTGGTATTTTGTTCGTAGCAGGCTGGTTTGCGAAAAATCAGCAGAACTGGATTAAGTTTTTAAATTGGTTTAGTCCTGTTGCTATGGCCAGTGTCCTTATGGTTGGTCTCACAGGCTTTTGGATGATGGGGATGAGCCTCGAGCCGCAGGATTACACAACGGCATGGGTGCTACCGTACGGACAAGCCTTACTGTTGAAGCATATTTTGATTCTTCCTTTACTGGTATTTGCCTTTATTAATGGTTTTATTATTAGGGGGAAGCTAAAAAGCAGTGATGAGTATAGTCCTATCCCTTGGACAAGAGCAGAGAGTGTAATTGTACTTCTAATTTTTACGGCTACAGCAGCATTAGGGCAGCAGGCACAGCCACACACGATCAGTAGAACATTAGATTTTATTGAACCGTCTATCCTATTTCAGTGGTTTTACTCTGGGGCCATCGAATCCAGTATAAGGGTGACGCCGAGCTTTGGTTTAGCTTCTATTGTACTTCTTGCTTTAAGTGTGCTGCTTTTGCTTCTGACAGTCATCCTATTTAAGAAATCTGCAAAAACATGGTATACAATCGGAACAAGCGTATTGTTTGTTATAACCACTTATTTAGCTTTGATGATAGGTGTATAATGCTTTAATATGAGAGAAGGTTAGTGGATGATTAAAAGGATCAGGGGAAATCCTCTGATCTTTTTTGCAATTCAATTCTGTTTATGATATATTGAATATAATAAAATGTATACAATTGTATACAAGAGGCAACAAATGTATAAAGAAAGGTGAGAGATAATGGATAAGGATTTCCGTAAAAAAACATTTAGAGGGGCAAAAATTGAAGATCATATTATTGAGGTAGAACGTTTGGCCAATTTATGCGAGCAGAAAATTAAGGAGACAGAGAATACAGATAGACAACGTTTTTATGAAGGCATGGCTATAGCGTATACGACTATTGTTCTAAAGCTAAAAGGTGAGTTCGAATATATCGAACCTAAAGTGATTGATGAACTCTATTCGTCAGCTAATAAGGTCGATTTTAAAGGTGGAAGTGAAGCTGCAGATTACACAGAGACCTGCTCCTTCTGTAAAAAAGAGAAAGATGAGGTAGGTACATTGGTTTTAGGACCAGGAGTATCAATTTGTCCCTCTTGCTTAGAGTTTGGAAAGGAAGTATTAGTAGATCAGAGCCAGAGTTAAATGACCTTTTCTAAATGATAATTAGCTAAAAGTCTATTTTTGATGAAGTCAAAGGTAGGCTTTTTTGTACTCTTTTACACAATAATCAGGCTTATTAATGAAAAATTTTCTAAAAAAGAATTGTAACTTTCAAACAAAATAGATATATTATAATTAATAAATATAAAAGTATAAAAAGTATATTAAGTGAATTAAGGAGGTTTTTAAAATGACTAAGTTTAACATTCAAGGTATGAATCTTAAGGATTTAAAAGGTAAAATTGTGATGATTACTGGAGCTACAAAGGGACTAGGGAGAGAGCTTGCTTTAGCATTTGCTGCACAAGGAGCTTACTTGTCTGTATGCGCGCGACAGCTACTAGGCAAGGGATCTGGTGAAGCTTCTTTCACTAAACCGTAGGACAGGGGAAACAGGTCATTTTGTTTTTAATCAGTTAGAGGAGCTATTAAGACCGGGGGATGCGGTTATTTTAAATAATAGTCGTACGATTCCAGCTCAGCTAACGGGAAAAAGCAAGAATGATGAACAGGTGATTATGCGTTTAGCAAAAAGGGTAAATGAAGATACATGGAAAGTTCTTCTTATTGGCGAAAAAACATGGAAGCAAGGAGATACGTTTCGTTTTAATGATCATGTGACAGCGGTTATTTCTGAGCGCCAGGAGGGTCATCCTTTAGTAACAATGAAATTCTCCATATGCTGTCAGGAGCTATGGAATGAATTCTATAAGCAGGGAGAGCCTATTCGTTATGAATACATCCATGTCCCGTGGGAGCTCGATTATTATCAGACTGTCTTTGCTACAGTTCCGAGTTCAGTAGAAATGCCATCGGCTGGAAGAGCGTTTAGCTGGGAGCTGATTCAAAAGCTACGGAAAAAGAATATTCAAATCGGCTTTGTCCAGCTACACACTGGTCTTAGCTACTATGAGGACGATCATTTGCCCCATATCCCTTCCGATCACATTGAGGAGTATTTTATTCCGCTGGAAACGGCTGATTTTGTTACACAGTTGAAGCAGCAGGGAGGAAGAGTAATTGCTGTTGGAACCACTGTTGTAAGAGCATTGGAGTCTGTCTATGCTAAGCATAAAAAGGTTCAGGAGATTCATGATCAAACAAATTTATATATCACACAGGATTTTAAGCTTCAGCTGGTTGATGGGTTAATTACTGACTTGCATGAGCCAGAAGCTAGCCATTTGGATTTGCTGTTAGCTTTTATTCAACAGGACTTCTTACAAAGTAGCTACGAGGAAGCGATACAGAAGGGCTACTTATGGCATGAGTTGGGGATATGAATCTCATTCTTTAGACAAAATAAAAAAGGGCTTTTAAAATGTGGAATCTGTGGTTGCTTTCATGAATGTTTTTGTATAGGATGTAAAGAGTGGAAAGATGACAGGAGTCCCGTTTTTTGCAGGATAAGCTGTGAGCAGAGCAGGTGTGTTCACAGTTTTTCTTTACGTTTAAGATAGTATAAAATGTGATACCTTATTTTCTTCAAATTTTATACTTTCTGACGGCAAGACATAGGATGTGCAACTTTGCTTTGCGTCACTTGCGCACTTTGTGTGAAAGCTTCCTCTAATGATGGACTAGACGACTTCTTCGAGGGAGCTTCGATAAAAGAAGCTTTTCTTATTACAATTGCCTTTATAGAAGTAAGCTGGAGAGGAGGAGCCTACTATGATTAAAAACATGTCAGAAAATCAAATTGTGCTACAGCTTATCAAATATATGAAGGATGGGAAAAAACAAAGCTTTCAAGGAATCCTTGATGAGCTGCATCCCTATGACATAGCACGCATCTATGAGAATATGCCGGAGAAGCATCATACTAGATTCCTCCTCTTTTCTCACCCTGAACAGATCGCTGATCTCGTTCAAGAGCTCGATAAGCCTATGCAGCTCGAGCTTTTACTAAAGCTGGGGATTGAGAAGTCCGGACAGGTTTTAGACCTTATGGATAATGATGACCTAGCTCAGCTCTTGGATGGACTATCTTCAGAACGAATTGAAGAGCTACTTTCAGGGATGAAACAAGAGGAATCAGAGATTGTCCAGAACATGATGAATTATCCACCAGAAACGGCAGGACGATTGATGACCAATCGATTCGTCTGGATCCCACAGCATTATACGGTACGTGAGACGGTAGATAAGCTAAAGTCATTCGCTGGATTTTCTGAAACGATTAATTATCTTTACGTGATTGATCATGATAAGAAGCTTGTGGGTGTAGTTTCCTATCGCGACATCATTCTTGCAGATGAGCATGAAAAAATCCAGGATATTATGTATAGCAGGGTTATCTCAGTAGAAGCTCATACTGACCAAGAGGAGGTTGCACAGTTAATTGAAAGGTACGACTTTCTAGCGATTCCGGTCGTTACGGAAGAGCAGGTGCTTGTTGGGATTGTAACGGTCGATGATATTATTGACGTTGTGATCAGCGAGGCAACAGAGGATATCGAAAAGCTATCCGCTTCGGGTAAATCCATTGATTTTGACACGAGTGCTTTTGTAGCTGCATATCGAAGACTACCCTGGCTCATTTTGCTATTATTTATTGGTCTTGTTTCGGGCTCAATTATCAGTAGCTTTGAAGATACGTTATCTATGGTTGTAGCTTTGACCTTTTTTATGCCACTTATAGCTGGTATGACAGGAAATATTGGTACACAATCTCTGGCTGTTGTAGTACGTGGATTAATCACCCGGGAGATTGATCGCGGGGTCATCATTAGACTAGTCTTTAGAGAGCTGAAGGTTGGTCTAATGATTGGAATCACATGTGGAATCCTAATTTTTTTAATCGCTTATATTTGGAGAGGAGACCCTATTCTCGGTATAGTTGTAGGTAGCTCACTCATTATGACCCTGATTATTGGAACGCTAGCAGGTACAATTATACCTATAATACTGTACCGCTTTAACGTTGACCCTGCCGTTGCTTCAGGGCCACTTATCACTACGTTAAATGATATCCTGTCATTACTTATTTACTTCAGTATTGCTACAATGTTTCTGTCTAAGCTGCTATAGAGCAAATGGATGGAAATAGTAGTGTCTACAAGAATATCTTCTTTATTGAGCTATATCTTGAAACAAGGGTATAGCTCTTTATTTATACTTCAGATAGTCGTATTAGTGGCTTAAATAGCCAGTATAAGATAGTATTTAAGATAGGATTAGGTATAAAAAAGAGGAGGCCCTACGATGATAAATTTTCAAATTCAAAACCCAACTGAAATTCTGTTTGGAAAGGATCAGATTACTCAACTACCTACGAAGGTGAAGGAGTATGGGACGAAAATCCTATTGGTGTATGGTGGAGGCAGTATAAAAGGCTTCGGCTTATATGATAAAGTTATTGAGCTACTACAAGCGGCTGATTGCGAAATCCATGAGCTCGCAGGAGTAGAGCCTAACCCTAGGTTAAGTACAGTTCAAAAAGGTGTACAGATATGTAAGGATAACCAGGTGGAGCTTATTTTAGCTGTAGGTGGCGGTAGTGTTATTGATGCAGCTAAGGCTGTCGCCGTTGGAGCTACATATGACGGTGATGTATGGGATTTTTATGATAAAACAGCGGTGGCACAATCAGCGTTACCATTAGGGGTTATTCTAACCCTGGCTGCTACTGGCTCTGAAATGAACAGAGGTAGTGTTGTTACAAATTGGGAGCTTAAAGAGAAGCGTGGAGCTGGCACAACGTTCCCAAGCTTTTCTATTTTAGATCCAACCTATACGTATTCCGTTCCTAAGGATCAAACGATGTATGGAATTGTTGATATGATGTCCCATGTTTTTGAGCAGTACTTTTCTCATACGGAGCATATTCAGGTACAAACGCGGTCTTGTGAAGGTCTGCTGAAAACGATCGTTGAGTACGCACCAAAGGTCCTTGCTGACCCTGAGGATTATGACGCTCGTGCAACAATCATGTACGCTGGTACAGTGGCGTTAAACGGTCAGCTTACCCCTGGAGTGGAGACAGATTGGGCAAGTCATGCGATTGAGCATGCGGTGAGTGCTATTTATGATATTCCTCATGCTGGTGGACTGGCGATTCTCTTCCCGAATTGGATGAAGTATGTGTACAAGGAAAATACAGATCGCTTTAAGCGTTTCGCTGTTGAGGTGTGGAATGTTGATCCAGCAGGTAAGACGGATGATGAGCTTGCTTTAGCTGGTATTGAAGCTACCAGAACATTTTTTGATCAAATAGGCGCTCCTAGTCGTCTAGCTGATTACGATATTAAGAATGAGCATTTAGATCAAATGGCTTCTCATGCAACGCGTTTCGGGACTATTGGTGGGTTTAAAAAGCTAGAAAAGGAAGACGTTCTTCAAATTTTAGAAATGAGTTTATAATTCAATTCGTATCTTTTAAATTATTGTAAGATGCTCTCTTTTTGTACAGGGTGTGATTGTACAATTTGGGAGTATCTTTTTTTAGAAAATACTAAAGTAATTTTAGCTTTTTGAAATCCTACGGGTTAGTTGTACCTAAAGGGAAAAGTAAGTTATAATAACAACGATAAGCCCTTATTTTATCATTATATATACATAAGAGACATACATATTGGAACAAGTGTTGTAATATTTTTACTAAACTATTCTAGTATGTAGAAGTAGGAGAGTTGAGAACAAAATAAAGTAATAAAACAAAGGAGGAGTATGATGGAAAATATCGTTTATGTTTTAGATAGTGGAAGCGATTTCGAACGTGAGCAGTTGGACAAGCTTAATCTGCAGTACCCTGTGGAATTTATTCCTCTCAATATTCATATTGGGGACGAGGTATACTTGGATGGTGTGAATATCAACAAGAAGGAATTTTATGAGAAAATGGCTCAGTCTGAGGAGCTACCGAAAACGAGCCAGCCATCCCCACAAATGTTTTTTGATATGTATAAAAAGCTAATAGATGAAGGGAAGCAGGTTGTCAATTTGACGCTTTCTTCAGGGGTAAGTGGAACTTATCAAAGTGCCCTAATCGCTAAGGATATGCTTGAGGACGCTGAAAAAGAGCATGTTCATCTTGTGGATACCCAACAGCTATCGGTCACTATTCTATTACTGCTTAAAAAGCTAGATACTCTTCTTACAGAAGGAAAAAGCTTGAATGAGGCTATCGGGTGGCTTGAGGACAACAAACACAAGGGTACTATGTTTGGTTTATTGGATACACTAGAGAATTTAAAGAAGGGTGGAAGAATCTCTAGTGCTCAAGCGATGATTGGCGGATTGCTTAACATTAAGCCACTAGTAGAGATCAAGGATGGTAAGGTAGAATCTTTGGGTAAGGCTCGTGGGAGAAAGAAGGGTCAACAGCTTCTAGCAGACTCTATTGGCTCTATTGATCACTACACGTCAGACAGTATATTTATAGCACATAATTTTGCCACATTAGATGATGCTAAACAAGAGTTGTCCCAAATACTAGATGTAAACGCTTTTGAACAGGTATTTTATTATACGCTAGGAAGTACAATCGGAACACATGCTGGTCCAAACACATTAGGGATTGCACTTATGAAAAAATAAATATACCATAATAACTATGGACAAAGCCTTGAAACGATTCGTTACAAGGCTTTTCTAAAACATTCTCCTTTAATTATGTACATTTTACAGGCATAATGCATGGCAGATAGGGTATGAATGTTAATGTTATGTCACAAAAACAGAACTCATACATAAAGCTGTGGAGTAGGAATGAAAGGGGTACTGGCTTTGTCAGATAAAGTCATTAATGAATATAATGAAGCATCCATTCAGGTTCTTGAAGGACTAGATGCAGTCCGTAAAAGACCTGGGATGTACATAGGAAGTACGGATGGTAGAGGCTTACATCATCTGGTTCATGAGATCCTCGATAATGCTGTTGATGAAGCATTAGCAGGCTATGGGGAACACATAACAATAAAACTACTTCAGGATGGAAGTCTTTCTGTCGAAGATAAAGGTAGAGGAGTTCCTACGGGAATGCATTCCTCTGGGAAGCCAACACCTGAAGTAATTTACACTGTTTTACATGCAGGGGGTAAGTTTGGTCAAGGCGGTTATTCCACGTCTGGAGGGTTACATGGAGTAGGTGCATCCGTGGTAAATGCTTTATCCGAATGGATGGAGGTAACGATTCATCGCGATGGTCAGATTTTCCGTCAGCGCTATGAGCAAGGTGGTAAGCCTGTTACAACGCTTGAGATCATTGGCAAAACAAATAAGACGGGAACGACCGTCCACTTTAAGCCTGATGCTAGCATTTTCAGTACAACGACGTTTAATTACGATATATTAGCGGAACGTTCTAAAGAAGCGGCCTTCCTGTTAAAAGGACTCACGATTGAAATTGTGGATAAGCGCAAGGGACAGGAGCAGAATCATGATAAGTTCTGCTATGAAAATGGTATACAATCCTTCGTTGAGTATCTGAATGAGGATAAAGAATCATTTCATGATGTGATTTATTTTAGCGGCGAACAGCAAGGGATTGTAGCAGAGGTCGCTATTCAATATAATGATGGCTATTCAGAGAATATTCTTTCCTTTGTCAACCATGTACGGACGAAGGATGGTGGAACTCACGAATCTGGCTGTAAAACAGCGATGACCCGCTGCTTTAACGAGTATGCTCGAAAAGCAGGCTTTCTAAAGGAAAAGGATAAAAACTTAGAGGGGTCAGATGTGAGGGAGGGCTTAACAGCCATTATCTCAGTGCGTGTGCCTGAAGAAAAGCTACAGTTTGAGGGGCAGACAAAAGGGAAGCTGGGGACACCAGAGGCAAGATCAGCGGTGGATTCTGTGGTTGCTGACCGTTTGAACATCTTCTTAGCAGAGAATCCAGATATTGCGGGCTTGCTAGTAAAAAAGGCGATTCGTTCGGCTCAAGCCAGAGAAGCAGCTAGGAAAGCCAGAGAGGAAGCAAGGAGTGGCAAGAAAGGTAAGCGTAAAGAGGCTATACTTAGCGGTAAGCTAACTCCAGCACAAACGAAAAACCCGGCTAGAAATGAGCTCTTTCTTGTAGAGGGTGATTCGGCTGGTGGTTCGGCAAAGCAGGGTCGTGATCGAACGTTTCAGGCCATACTTCCACTGAGAGGTAAGGTCATTAACACGGAAAAGGCGAAGCTTGAAGATATCATGAAAAATGAAGAAATCCGTACCATTATTTATACGATTGGAGCAGGTGTCGGAGCAGACTTTAACCTTGAGGATTGCAACTACGACAAGGTCATAATCATGACGGATGCGGATACGGATGGAGCCCATATTCAGGTTCTCCTATTAACCTTCTTTTACCGCTATATGCGTCCGCTTGTAGAAGCAAATAAAGTGTATATCGCGCTTCCACCTCTATACAAGGTAAGTAAAGGAACAGGTAAGAAGGAAGTTATAGAATATGCTTGGGATGAGCAGGCTTTAAAGCAGGCTTTGAAGAAAGTGGGCAAGGGATATACGATTCAGCGCTATAAAGGACTTGGAGAAATGAACGCTGATCAGCTATGGGAGACAACGATGGATCCTAAT
This region of Bacillus horti genomic DNA includes:
- the mgtE gene encoding magnesium transporter; the protein is MIKNMSENQIVLQLIKYMKDGKKQSFQGILDELHPYDIARIYENMPEKHHTRFLLFSHPEQIADLVQELDKPMQLELLLKLGIEKSGQVLDLMDNDDLAQLLDGLSSERIEELLSGMKQEESEIVQNMMNYPPETAGRLMTNRFVWIPQHYTVRETVDKLKSFAGFSETINYLYVIDHDKKLVGVVSYRDIILADEHEKIQDIMYSRVISVEAHTDQEEVAQLIERYDFLAIPVVTEEQVLVGIVTVDDIIDVVISEATEDIEKLSASGKSIDFDTSAFVAAYRRLPWLILLLFIGLVSGSIISSFEDTLSMVVALTFFMPLIAGMTGNIGTQSLAVVVRGLITREIDRGVIIRLVFRELKVGLMIGITCGILIFLIAYIWRGDPILGIVVGSSLIMTLIIGTLAGTIIPIILYRFNVDPAVASGPLITTLNDILSLLIYFSIATMFLSKLL
- a CDS encoding iron-containing alcohol dehydrogenase, coding for MINFQIQNPTEILFGKDQITQLPTKVKEYGTKILLVYGGGSIKGFGLYDKVIELLQAADCEIHELAGVEPNPRLSTVQKGVQICKDNQVELILAVGGGSVIDAAKAVAVGATYDGDVWDFYDKTAVAQSALPLGVILTLAATGSEMNRGSVVTNWELKEKRGAGTTFPSFSILDPTYTYSVPKDQTMYGIVDMMSHVFEQYFSHTEHIQVQTRSCEGLLKTIVEYAPKVLADPEDYDARATIMYAGTVALNGQLTPGVETDWASHAIEHAVSAIYDIPHAGGLAILFPNWMKYVYKENTDRFKRFAVEVWNVDPAGKTDDELALAGIEATRTFFDQIGAPSRLADYDIKNEHLDQMASHATRFGTIGGFKKLEKEDVLQILEMSL
- a CDS encoding DegV family protein produces the protein MENIVYVLDSGSDFEREQLDKLNLQYPVEFIPLNIHIGDEVYLDGVNINKKEFYEKMAQSEELPKTSQPSPQMFFDMYKKLIDEGKQVVNLTLSSGVSGTYQSALIAKDMLEDAEKEHVHLVDTQQLSVTILLLLKKLDTLLTEGKSLNEAIGWLEDNKHKGTMFGLLDTLENLKKGGRISSAQAMIGGLLNIKPLVEIKDGKVESLGKARGRKKGQQLLADSIGSIDHYTSDSIFIAHNFATLDDAKQELSQILDVNAFEQVFYYTLGSTIGTHAGPNTLGIALMKK
- the parE gene encoding DNA topoisomerase IV subunit B translates to MSDKVINEYNEASIQVLEGLDAVRKRPGMYIGSTDGRGLHHLVHEILDNAVDEALAGYGEHITIKLLQDGSLSVEDKGRGVPTGMHSSGKPTPEVIYTVLHAGGKFGQGGYSTSGGLHGVGASVVNALSEWMEVTIHRDGQIFRQRYEQGGKPVTTLEIIGKTNKTGTTVHFKPDASIFSTTTFNYDILAERSKEAAFLLKGLTIEIVDKRKGQEQNHDKFCYENGIQSFVEYLNEDKESFHDVIYFSGEQQGIVAEVAIQYNDGYSENILSFVNHVRTKDGGTHESGCKTAMTRCFNEYARKAGFLKEKDKNLEGSDVREGLTAIISVRVPEEKLQFEGQTKGKLGTPEARSAVDSVVADRLNIFLAENPDIAGLLVKKAIRSAQAREAARKAREEARSGKKGKRKEAILSGKLTPAQTKNPARNELFLVEGDSAGGSAKQGRDRTFQAILPLRGKVINTEKAKLEDIMKNEEIRTIIYTIGAGVGADFNLEDCNYDKVIIMTDADTDGAHIQVLLLTFFYRYMRPLVEANKVYIALPPLYKVSKGTGKKEVIEYAWDEQALKQALKKVGKGYTIQRYKGLGEMNADQLWETTMDPNSRSLIKVTIDDAARAERRISVLMGDKVEPRRKWIERNVAFTLEDEDQDVLHT